One genomic region from Hirundo rustica isolate bHirRus1 chromosome 5, bHirRus1.pri.v3, whole genome shotgun sequence encodes:
- the NIPAL1 gene encoding magnesium transporter NIPA3 isoform X2 has protein sequence MGPGEALPARPSCRAGAVLSFSCRDSCQAWCQIINVSESHSSFLTSMEGTANETNWSISMPSGNKYHLYIGLALAIGSSIFIGSSFILKKKGLLKLADRGVTRAGQGGYSYLKEWLWWAGLLSMGLGEAANFAAYAFAPATLVTPLGALSVLISAILSSYFLNEKLNIHGKLGCVLCILGSTVMVIHAPEEEEVTSLDEMERKLQDPAFVTFAVLLTVVALVLIVFMAPKRGQTNILIYVLICSLIGAFSVSSVKGLGIAIKQMLEGKPAYHNPLVYILVGILVVSVSTQINYLNKALDVFNTSLVTPIYYVCFTTTVVTCSIILFKEWSSMELGDIIGTLSGFCSIIIGIFLLHAFKNTNITWSQLMSTVAKEPPHRELETSHTLLESMEDAALACEEDNILFSQ, from the exons ATGGGGCCCGGAGaggcgctgcccgcccgcccgTCCTGCCGCGCGG GTGCTGTGCTCTCTTTTTCTTGCCGTGACTCCTGCCAAGCATGGTGCCAGATCATCAATGTGTCTGAATCACACTCTTCTTTCCTCACCTCTATGGAGGGGACTGCCAATGAAACAAACTGGAGCATTTCCATGCCTTCTGGAAACAAATACCACCTCTACATAGGCTTGGCTTTGGCTATAGGTTCCAGTATCTTTATTGGGTCTAGTTTCATACTGAAGAAGAAAGGACTTTTGAAACTGGCAGACAGAGGAGTCACCCGAGCTG gacAAGGTGGATATTCTTATTTGAAGGAATGGCTTTGGTGGGCTGGACTTCTATCAA TGGGATTAGGAGAAGCTGCAAACTTTGCTGCCTATGCCTTTGCACCTGCAACCTTAGTTACACCCTTGGGTGCACTGAGTGTTCTCATAAG TGCTATATTGTCAtcctattttttaaatgagaagcTGAATATTCATGGAAAGCTGGGCTGTGTACTGTGCATTTTGGGGTCAACAGTCATGGTTATTCAtgctccagaggaggaggaggtcaCCTCACTCGATGAGATGGAAAGAAAGCTGCAAGATCCAG CATTTGTTACATTTGCTGTTCTCCTAACAGTCGTTGCCCTTGTCCTGATTGTTTTCATGGCTCCAAAGAGAGGTCAGACAAATATACTGATCTATGTTTTAATTTGCTCACTCATCGGTGCCTTCTCTGTCTCGTCTGTGAAAGGCCTGGGCATTGCCATTAAACAAATGCTGGAGGGGAAGCCAGCCTATCACAATCCATTGGTTTACATTTTGGTGGGCATCTTGGTGGTCTCAGTCAGCACTCAGATCAACTATCTCAACAAAGCACTGGACGTATTCAACACATCCCTTGTGACACCCATTTACTACGTGTGCTTCACTACGACGGTGGTGACATGCTCCATCATCTTGTTCAAGGAGTGGAGCAGTATGGAACTGGGTGATATCATTGGAACCCTGAGTGGATTCTGCAGCATCATCATTGGCATTTTCCTATTGCATGCTTTCAAAAACACTAACATCACGTGGAGTCAGTTGATGTCCACTGTTGCAAAGGAACCGCCACATCGTGAACTTGAAACCAGTCACACTTTGCTGGAGAGCATGGAAGATGCAGCTTTGGCATGTGAGGAGGACAACATTTTATTCAGTCAATGA
- the NIPAL1 gene encoding magnesium transporter NIPA3 isoform X1, whose translation MKRSEQSEDRALPELGLCQEPFVLFLLPGAVLSFSCRDSCQAWCQIINVSESHSSFLTSMEGTANETNWSISMPSGNKYHLYIGLALAIGSSIFIGSSFILKKKGLLKLADRGVTRAGQGGYSYLKEWLWWAGLLSMGLGEAANFAAYAFAPATLVTPLGALSVLISAILSSYFLNEKLNIHGKLGCVLCILGSTVMVIHAPEEEEVTSLDEMERKLQDPAFVTFAVLLTVVALVLIVFMAPKRGQTNILIYVLICSLIGAFSVSSVKGLGIAIKQMLEGKPAYHNPLVYILVGILVVSVSTQINYLNKALDVFNTSLVTPIYYVCFTTTVVTCSIILFKEWSSMELGDIIGTLSGFCSIIIGIFLLHAFKNTNITWSQLMSTVAKEPPHRELETSHTLLESMEDAALACEEDNILFSQ comes from the exons ATGAAAAGGAGTGAACAGAGTGAAGACAGGGCTCTTCCAGAGCTGGGCCTGTGTCAGGAACCATTTGTCCTTTTTCTGCTCCCAGGTGCTGTGCTCTCTTTTTCTTGCCGTGACTCCTGCCAAGCATGGTGCCAGATCATCAATGTGTCTGAATCACACTCTTCTTTCCTCACCTCTATGGAGGGGACTGCCAATGAAACAAACTGGAGCATTTCCATGCCTTCTGGAAACAAATACCACCTCTACATAGGCTTGGCTTTGGCTATAGGTTCCAGTATCTTTATTGGGTCTAGTTTCATACTGAAGAAGAAAGGACTTTTGAAACTGGCAGACAGAGGAGTCACCCGAGCTG gacAAGGTGGATATTCTTATTTGAAGGAATGGCTTTGGTGGGCTGGACTTCTATCAA TGGGATTAGGAGAAGCTGCAAACTTTGCTGCCTATGCCTTTGCACCTGCAACCTTAGTTACACCCTTGGGTGCACTGAGTGTTCTCATAAG TGCTATATTGTCAtcctattttttaaatgagaagcTGAATATTCATGGAAAGCTGGGCTGTGTACTGTGCATTTTGGGGTCAACAGTCATGGTTATTCAtgctccagaggaggaggaggtcaCCTCACTCGATGAGATGGAAAGAAAGCTGCAAGATCCAG CATTTGTTACATTTGCTGTTCTCCTAACAGTCGTTGCCCTTGTCCTGATTGTTTTCATGGCTCCAAAGAGAGGTCAGACAAATATACTGATCTATGTTTTAATTTGCTCACTCATCGGTGCCTTCTCTGTCTCGTCTGTGAAAGGCCTGGGCATTGCCATTAAACAAATGCTGGAGGGGAAGCCAGCCTATCACAATCCATTGGTTTACATTTTGGTGGGCATCTTGGTGGTCTCAGTCAGCACTCAGATCAACTATCTCAACAAAGCACTGGACGTATTCAACACATCCCTTGTGACACCCATTTACTACGTGTGCTTCACTACGACGGTGGTGACATGCTCCATCATCTTGTTCAAGGAGTGGAGCAGTATGGAACTGGGTGATATCATTGGAACCCTGAGTGGATTCTGCAGCATCATCATTGGCATTTTCCTATTGCATGCTTTCAAAAACACTAACATCACGTGGAGTCAGTTGATGTCCACTGTTGCAAAGGAACCGCCACATCGTGAACTTGAAACCAGTCACACTTTGCTGGAGAGCATGGAAGATGCAGCTTTGGCATGTGAGGAGGACAACATTTTATTCAGTCAATGA
- the NIPAL1 gene encoding magnesium transporter NIPA3 isoform X3, whose protein sequence is MEGTANETNWSISMPSGNKYHLYIGLALAIGSSIFIGSSFILKKKGLLKLADRGVTRAGQGGYSYLKEWLWWAGLLSMGLGEAANFAAYAFAPATLVTPLGALSVLISAILSSYFLNEKLNIHGKLGCVLCILGSTVMVIHAPEEEEVTSLDEMERKLQDPAFVTFAVLLTVVALVLIVFMAPKRGQTNILIYVLICSLIGAFSVSSVKGLGIAIKQMLEGKPAYHNPLVYILVGILVVSVSTQINYLNKALDVFNTSLVTPIYYVCFTTTVVTCSIILFKEWSSMELGDIIGTLSGFCSIIIGIFLLHAFKNTNITWSQLMSTVAKEPPHRELETSHTLLESMEDAALACEEDNILFSQ, encoded by the exons ATGGAGGGGACTGCCAATGAAACAAACTGGAGCATTTCCATGCCTTCTGGAAACAAATACCACCTCTACATAGGCTTGGCTTTGGCTATAGGTTCCAGTATCTTTATTGGGTCTAGTTTCATACTGAAGAAGAAAGGACTTTTGAAACTGGCAGACAGAGGAGTCACCCGAGCTG gacAAGGTGGATATTCTTATTTGAAGGAATGGCTTTGGTGGGCTGGACTTCTATCAA TGGGATTAGGAGAAGCTGCAAACTTTGCTGCCTATGCCTTTGCACCTGCAACCTTAGTTACACCCTTGGGTGCACTGAGTGTTCTCATAAG TGCTATATTGTCAtcctattttttaaatgagaagcTGAATATTCATGGAAAGCTGGGCTGTGTACTGTGCATTTTGGGGTCAACAGTCATGGTTATTCAtgctccagaggaggaggaggtcaCCTCACTCGATGAGATGGAAAGAAAGCTGCAAGATCCAG CATTTGTTACATTTGCTGTTCTCCTAACAGTCGTTGCCCTTGTCCTGATTGTTTTCATGGCTCCAAAGAGAGGTCAGACAAATATACTGATCTATGTTTTAATTTGCTCACTCATCGGTGCCTTCTCTGTCTCGTCTGTGAAAGGCCTGGGCATTGCCATTAAACAAATGCTGGAGGGGAAGCCAGCCTATCACAATCCATTGGTTTACATTTTGGTGGGCATCTTGGTGGTCTCAGTCAGCACTCAGATCAACTATCTCAACAAAGCACTGGACGTATTCAACACATCCCTTGTGACACCCATTTACTACGTGTGCTTCACTACGACGGTGGTGACATGCTCCATCATCTTGTTCAAGGAGTGGAGCAGTATGGAACTGGGTGATATCATTGGAACCCTGAGTGGATTCTGCAGCATCATCATTGGCATTTTCCTATTGCATGCTTTCAAAAACACTAACATCACGTGGAGTCAGTTGATGTCCACTGTTGCAAAGGAACCGCCACATCGTGAACTTGAAACCAGTCACACTTTGCTGGAGAGCATGGAAGATGCAGCTTTGGCATGTGAGGAGGACAACATTTTATTCAGTCAATGA